A stretch of Desulfobacter hydrogenophilus DNA encodes these proteins:
- a CDS encoding ABC transporter permease, producing the protein MKRLKQGLDAFVLGKLTLGDPTKIIKDFGLGAISIGGTLIAIFVGIGMVYKEMEKRTIYIILSKLLARWQFLMGKYLGLSLTILVEVAVMTVLSFALFFSAFSSPFLSGMFTLAIFIIGHFTQDLRLLAKASEDSVFRALADGAYYILPSLERLNYKTRVVHDLAIPGQVNWVKFYLCGLLRRSDSYGCCVNF; encoded by the coding sequence ATGAAGAGGCTGAAACAGGGGCTTGATGCATTTGTTTTAGGCAAGCTGACCCTTGGCGATCCCACGAAGATCATCAAGGATTTCGGGCTTGGGGCCATATCCATCGGCGGCACCCTTATCGCCATTTTTGTGGGCATTGGTATGGTGTACAAGGAGATGGAAAAGCGCACCATTTACATTATTCTTTCCAAGCTATTGGCCCGGTGGCAGTTTCTCATGGGCAAATATTTAGGGCTCAGCCTGACCATTTTGGTGGAAGTTGCGGTGATGACTGTCTTGTCGTTTGCCCTTTTTTTCTCCGCCTTTTCAAGCCCGTTTTTAAGCGGTATGTTTACCTTGGCCATTTTTATTATTGGGCATTTTACCCAGGATTTGAGACTGCTTGCCAAAGCATCCGAAGACTCTGTGTTTAGGGCCCTGGCAGACGGGGCCTATTATATCCTGCCCAGTCTTGAGCGTCTAAACTACAAGACCCGGGTGGTCCATGATCTGGCCATCCCGGGTCAGGTAAATTGGGTTAAGTTTTATTTATGCGGTCTGCTACGCCGCTCTGATTCTTACGGCTGCTGTGTTAATTTTTGA
- a CDS encoding type IV pilus modification PilV family protein, with translation MKTIIKNQNGFTLIEAMIAMMVLAVGILAINTMHISSTRGNASANKLTIAGSTGENIYETLTNQSYSDAVFDVGAHTISELTGFVLPGSISAATWNVTQWSNTDTVDNDGDGTTDEDDESDIKFVTLTMTYTDATAKTLTVNFLKSEVY, from the coding sequence ATGAAAACAATCATAAAAAACCAGAACGGATTCACCCTGATTGAGGCTATGATTGCCATGATGGTCCTGGCTGTGGGCATTTTAGCCATCAATACCATGCATATCAGTTCCACCCGTGGCAATGCATCCGCCAACAAACTGACCATTGCAGGGTCTACCGGAGAAAACATATATGAAACCCTGACCAACCAAAGCTATTCTGATGCAGTGTTTGACGTCGGTGCTCATACGATCAGTGAACTGACCGGATTCGTTCTACCCGGATCCATATCCGCAGCCACCTGGAACGTCACCCAATGGTCCAATACAGACACTGTGGACAATGACGGGGACGGCACCACAGACGAGGATGATGAAAGCGACATTAAATTCGTAACGCTGACAATGACCTACACAGATGCTACCGCAAAAACCCTGACCGTCAACTTCTTAAAAAGTGAGGTTTACTGA
- the thiC gene encoding phosphomethylpyrimidine synthase ThiC, producing the protein MSQSYTTQMDAARKGILTPQMEQVLANEPISKQELMEGLAEGRIAIPANKNHLNLKAAGVGKGLKTKINVNLGVSKDVCCFDSELNKAKLAIEYQADAVMDLSVSGETEKFRKRLVEQIPVMIGTVPIYDTLTRTGKPTEEITLEDWFETVEIHAANGIDFITIHAGLNQKCARSIKANPRLCGIVSRGGAILFEWMEKTGNENPFYEHFDRLLDICQAHDVCISLGDGLRPGAIKDSTDAPQIEELITLGELTKQAWEKNVQVMIEGPGHVPLHEIEMNMKLQKKLCHNAPFYVLGPLVTDIAPGYDHITSAIGGALAAMHGADFLCYVTPAEHLRLPTADDVKQGIIASRIAAHAGDLAKGLKDAEIIDHKMSKARGALDWEGQFDCALDPEKAREYRKSSQPGEKEVCTMCGDFCAVKRVGALLG; encoded by the coding sequence ATGTCACAGTCATATACGACTCAGATGGATGCAGCCAGAAAAGGTATTCTCACCCCGCAGATGGAACAGGTGCTCGCCAATGAACCCATCTCAAAACAGGAGCTGATGGAGGGCCTTGCCGAGGGCAGGATTGCTATCCCTGCCAATAAAAATCATTTAAACCTGAAAGCAGCAGGCGTGGGAAAAGGGCTTAAAACTAAAATTAACGTTAATTTAGGCGTATCCAAAGATGTCTGCTGTTTTGATTCAGAATTAAATAAAGCGAAGTTGGCGATAGAGTACCAGGCAGATGCCGTCATGGACCTGAGTGTATCCGGCGAGACTGAAAAATTTCGAAAGCGTCTGGTGGAACAAATTCCCGTGATGATCGGTACGGTGCCTATTTATGACACCTTAACCCGTACTGGAAAGCCCACAGAAGAGATAACCCTGGAAGATTGGTTTGAAACCGTTGAGATTCATGCCGCCAACGGGATTGATTTCATTACTATCCATGCCGGGCTCAATCAAAAATGCGCCCGAAGCATTAAGGCGAATCCCAGGCTTTGCGGAATTGTCAGCCGGGGTGGGGCTATTCTGTTTGAATGGATGGAAAAAACCGGCAATGAAAATCCCTTTTATGAACACTTTGACCGGCTCCTGGACATTTGTCAGGCCCATGATGTCTGCATCAGCCTGGGGGATGGACTCAGGCCGGGTGCGATAAAAGATTCAACAGATGCCCCCCAGATCGAGGAGCTGATCACCTTGGGAGAACTGACCAAGCAGGCCTGGGAAAAAAACGTACAGGTTATGATTGAGGGACCTGGTCACGTGCCGCTGCATGAGATAGAAATGAACATGAAACTTCAGAAAAAGCTTTGCCACAACGCCCCGTTTTATGTGCTTGGCCCCTTGGTTACCGACATTGCCCCCGGCTACGACCATATCACGTCAGCCATTGGCGGTGCCCTGGCCGCCATGCATGGTGCCGACTTTTTATGTTATGTCACCCCTGCTGAACATCTGCGACTGCCAACCGCAGACGATGTTAAACAAGGTATTATTGCATCCCGGATCGCCGCCCATGCCGGAGATTTGGCCAAAGGGCTTAAAGATGCTGAGATTATAGACCATAAAATGAGCAAAGCCCGGGGGGCCCTGGACTGGGAGGGGCAGTTCGATTGCGCCCTGGACCCGGAAAAGGCCAGGGAATACCGCAAGTCGTCCCAGCCTGGGGAAAAAGAAGTCTGTACCATGTGCGGTGATTTTTGCGCTGTTAAACGTGTGGGGGCTCTGCTTGGATAG
- a CDS encoding GspH/FimT family pseudopilin: MIKRSLKRMIPGQQQHNGGFTLIEMMIVIAIIGVSASMAVPNLMLWFDNLSVKSAARDLYSAMQEARMIAVKQNASAAIVFDTTNSCYYICSDKGADDDWDSAGDMTGTGDNVIERSVSLLSPTYKNRVQFGNGNATTPVGSTFGDFITYPSPNNVLVVNSSGIGNAGYVYLTNPNNGTTYAVGTLSSGLVKLLKWGGPEWP, translated from the coding sequence ATGATTAAAAGATCTTTAAAGAGAATGATTCCCGGACAACAACAGCATAATGGCGGATTTACACTGATTGAAATGATGATTGTCATTGCGATTATTGGAGTTTCCGCGTCAATGGCTGTTCCGAACCTGATGCTCTGGTTTGACAACTTAAGCGTCAAATCTGCGGCAAGGGACCTGTATTCGGCTATGCAGGAGGCCCGCATGATTGCGGTTAAGCAGAATGCCAGTGCGGCCATTGTTTTTGATACGACCAACAGCTGTTACTACATTTGCAGTGATAAAGGTGCTGATGACGACTGGGACTCTGCCGGGGATATGACCGGAACAGGCGATAACGTCATTGAACGAAGCGTGTCGCTGCTGTCACCGACGTATAAAAACAGAGTTCAATTTGGCAATGGAAATGCAACCACGCCTGTAGGCTCGACCTTTGGTGATTTCATTACCTATCCATCACCAAATAATGTTCTCGTTGTTAACTCAAGTGGCATAGGAAATGCCGGATATGTCTACCTTACCAACCCGAACAACGGCACGACCTATGCCGTAGGTACACTGTCCAGTGGATTAGTCAAACTACTAAAATGGGGTGGACCAGAATGGCCGTAA
- a CDS encoding type II toxin-antitoxin system VapC family toxin: protein MDSYLLDTHALIFWVNKENISNQFVSFLDEQNEMENLYVSPISFWEIALLVKKGHIQLADVTKWQSNVMDCSNIKLMAPGAGEMIESVNLPDLHKDPFDRLLIAQALNRNCLLVTKDETINQYDVKTFWI, encoded by the coding sequence GTGGACAGCTATCTGTTAGATACCCATGCATTGATTTTCTGGGTCAACAAAGAAAATATTTCCAATCAATTCGTCTCGTTTCTTGATGAACAAAATGAAATGGAAAATCTTTATGTTTCGCCAATTTCTTTTTGGGAAATTGCTCTGCTTGTCAAGAAAGGTCATATTCAATTGGCAGATGTCACTAAATGGCAGTCAAATGTGATGGATTGTTCCAACATAAAATTGATGGCTCCCGGAGCCGGGGAAATGATTGAATCCGTTAATCTTCCAGATCTGCATAAAGATCCCTTTGACCGGCTGTTGATCGCACAGGCGTTAAACAGGAATTGCCTACTTGTGACGAAGGATGAAACCATAAATCAGTATGATGTGAAAACCTTCTGGATATAA
- a CDS encoding type II toxin-antitoxin system Phd/YefM family antitoxin — MINISATSLRGKLFEILKRVESGEQIVVTHNKKKVAYLSPIKKQDWRNQLSEKPKLLVPPDEVIKPVTDIWEDYI, encoded by the coding sequence ATGATTAATATCTCAGCAACCAGCCTGAGGGGAAAACTTTTTGAAATATTAAAACGGGTTGAATCCGGTGAGCAGATCGTGGTCACCCATAACAAAAAAAAAGTGGCATATTTAAGCCCCATCAAAAAACAGGACTGGCGCAACCAACTTTCTGAAAAACCCAAACTGCTTGTTCCGCCGGACGAAGTTATCAAGCCGGTAACAGACATCTGGGAGGATTATATTTAA
- the coaBC gene encoding bifunctional phosphopantothenoylcysteine decarboxylase/phosphopantothenate--cysteine ligase CoaBC gives MTLNGKHIFLGVTGGIAAYKCVELLRLFKKAGADVVVGMTRAATRFVGPATFEVLSENPVLVDLWEGPGSGVSHIEVASTSDLAVIAPATANCIGKLAHGIADDALTTTMLAMTCPVLICPSMNTDMYQNMRVQKNLDLLEETGIHILDPDSGALACKTTGAGRLPEPWFIFDRACTFFYKNDLKGKTVLVSAGPTVEPLDPVRFISNHSSGKMGYAIAGAAEKRGAKVILVSGPVSLDPPVGVACVPVGSCDQMYDAMFDHLDQADIIIKVAAVGDFKPVSVNAHKIKKTGDQDQDHMTLELIQNKDILKAIGLKKRKDQYLVGFAAETRDLETYAVGKMEKKHLDMIAANIVGKSGSGFKADTNKVKLFTRDGHVTDLPLMTKEKVAHAILDAVVQAIS, from the coding sequence ATGACATTGAATGGCAAACACATTTTTTTAGGTGTGACCGGCGGAATAGCTGCGTATAAATGCGTTGAATTGCTTCGGCTTTTCAAAAAGGCCGGGGCCGATGTGGTTGTAGGCATGACCCGGGCAGCCACCCGGTTTGTGGGGCCTGCCACCTTTGAGGTGCTCTCGGAAAACCCGGTGCTGGTGGATTTGTGGGAAGGACCCGGCTCCGGGGTTTCCCACATTGAAGTGGCGTCAACGTCGGATCTTGCCGTTATCGCACCTGCCACGGCCAACTGCATCGGCAAGTTGGCCCACGGTATTGCCGACGATGCGTTGACCACGACGATGCTGGCCATGACCTGCCCTGTCTTGATCTGCCCGTCCATGAATACGGACATGTACCAGAATATGCGGGTGCAGAAAAATCTGGATCTGCTGGAAGAAACAGGCATTCACATTCTGGACCCGGATTCAGGGGCACTTGCCTGTAAAACCACAGGTGCCGGGCGCCTGCCTGAACCCTGGTTTATTTTTGACCGGGCCTGTACCTTTTTCTATAAGAATGATCTTAAAGGAAAAACCGTTTTGGTTTCTGCAGGGCCCACGGTGGAGCCCCTTGACCCGGTGCGGTTTATAAGCAACCACTCCTCGGGTAAAATGGGGTATGCCATTGCCGGGGCTGCGGAAAAAAGAGGTGCCAAGGTTATCCTTGTGTCCGGGCCAGTCAGCCTTGATCCGCCTGTCGGTGTGGCGTGTGTACCTGTAGGGTCCTGCGATCAGATGTATGATGCTATGTTTGATCACCTGGATCAGGCCGATATCATTATTAAAGTCGCGGCTGTGGGGGATTTTAAACCTGTTTCGGTCAATGCCCATAAAATTAAAAAAACTGGTGACCAGGATCAGGATCATATGACTCTTGAGTTGATCCAGAACAAGGATATTTTAAAAGCCATTGGGCTCAAAAAACGAAAAGATCAGTACCTGGTCGGCTTTGCTGCGGAAACCCGTGATCTTGAAACCTATGCGGTGGGCAAAATGGAAAAAAAACACCTGGACATGATTGCGGCCAACATTGTGGGCAAAAGCGGTTCCGGTTTCAAAGCGGATACCAACAAAGTCAAGCTGTTTACCCGGGACGGCCACGTAACGGATCTGCCTTTGATGACTAAGGAGAAGGTGGCCCACGCCATTCTGGATGCTGTTGTCCAGGCGATTTCTTGA
- a CDS encoding pilus assembly PilX family protein — translation MQRVLIHDQLKDEQGFALVITLLVLALLTMMGTAAINTTSFELKITGNERMARQRFIIADSGWKQAGPFLNALNAPPDAVNKTLIDYDTVRNFGDGSDGNTNDDFSTNPPPDGVINNMNYWYQIVYDSDAPAQGFSSGYRSFQYQVTCNANGQAQVITQVQKVFQVGY, via the coding sequence ATGCAACGTGTGTTAATCCATGATCAGTTAAAGGATGAGCAGGGGTTTGCCCTGGTCATTACCCTGCTTGTCCTTGCCCTTTTAACGATGATGGGTACAGCAGCCATCAACACCACCAGTTTTGAACTTAAAATTACAGGTAATGAACGTATGGCAAGGCAGCGGTTTATCATCGCCGACTCCGGGTGGAAACAGGCCGGTCCCTTTTTGAATGCACTGAACGCCCCCCCGGATGCAGTCAACAAAACGCTGATCGACTATGATACGGTCAGAAATTTCGGCGACGGCTCAGACGGTAATACAAACGACGATTTTTCCACGAACCCGCCCCCAGACGGGGTGATCAACAACATGAACTACTGGTATCAGATTGTTTATGATTCTGATGCACCGGCCCAGGGTTTTTCATCAGGATACAGAAGCTTTCAATATCAAGTCACATGCAACGCCAACGGGCAGGCCCAGGTGATTACACAGGTCCAAAAAGTATTCCAAGTCGGATACTAA
- a CDS encoding PilW family protein: MAVNNQKGFTLIELMMTLVIGAMITGAAYATYLSQQKAYYTQDQVAEMQQNLRAAFSIIAIDLRMAGYDPTASGNFSVTPTNAGRIQFETDTDGDGVLDSDETFVIGLEPSVDADGNGIPEADSDGDGVPDPVNIVIKAGGGGYQDIAEQIQAVEFLYIDSNEAVTATPSDVRSVQITILAASPKKDTSFTNTTQYKPPSPSGQTWGPYNDNYRRRLRTLRIRCRNLGL, encoded by the coding sequence ATGGCCGTAAACAACCAGAAGGGATTTACCCTGATCGAATTAATGATGACCCTGGTCATCGGTGCAATGATTACAGGGGCGGCCTATGCCACCTATTTATCCCAGCAAAAAGCTTACTATACCCAAGACCAGGTGGCTGAAATGCAACAAAATCTACGGGCCGCGTTTTCAATAATCGCCATTGACCTTCGCATGGCCGGTTATGATCCCACGGCCAGCGGAAATTTTTCCGTCACCCCCACAAATGCAGGAAGAATCCAGTTTGAAACAGATACTGACGGGGATGGCGTTTTGGATTCGGATGAAACCTTTGTTATTGGCCTGGAACCCTCCGTCGATGCGGACGGGAACGGTATTCCCGAAGCAGACAGTGACGGGGACGGAGTACCAGACCCTGTGAATATTGTCATTAAGGCTGGCGGGGGCGGGTATCAGGACATTGCCGAACAGATCCAGGCCGTAGAATTCCTTTACATAGACAGCAATGAAGCAGTGACGGCCACTCCTTCTGACGTTAGAAGCGTACAGATCACTATTCTTGCCGCATCCCCAAAAAAAGACACAAGTTTTACCAATACAACCCAATATAAACCCCCGTCCCCCTCCGGGCAGACGTGGGGGCCGTACAACGACAATTACAGGCGCCGGCTCCGAACACTTAGAATTCGCTGCCGCAATTTAGGATTATAG
- a CDS encoding Uma2 family endonuclease has translation MNQQRQEKKWMSPEEYLAFEKNSEIKHEFFDGEMFAMTGASLNHNRISRNIERELGVLLKGSSCENLSSDMRVKIQAKEQYTYPDIVIACDDLLLEEINGVETLLNPVVIIEILSDSTEAYDRGKKFSRYRLISSLQEYILVSQNHCQVERFIRGDDSWRYFSYEDMKQNVRIDSVDAELLLSDIYYRVEFEVGGDSI, from the coding sequence ATGAACCAGCAGCGGCAAGAAAAAAAATGGATGAGCCCGGAAGAATACCTTGCATTTGAAAAAAACTCAGAGATCAAGCATGAGTTTTTTGACGGCGAGATGTTTGCCATGACCGGGGCCAGTTTAAACCACAATCGGATCAGTAGAAATATAGAACGAGAATTGGGGGTGCTGCTAAAGGGATCTTCATGTGAAAATCTATCCAGCGACATGCGGGTTAAAATCCAGGCAAAGGAACAATATACTTATCCTGATATTGTCATTGCCTGTGACGATCTCCTTTTGGAAGAAATTAATGGGGTTGAGACCCTGCTTAACCCTGTCGTTATTATTGAAATTCTTTCGGACTCAACTGAAGCATATGACCGGGGGAAAAAGTTCTCCCGTTACCGGCTCATATCTTCGCTTCAGGAGTATATCCTGGTCTCCCAGAACCATTGCCAGGTTGAAAGATTTATTCGTGGAGATGATAGCTGGAGATACTTCTCCTATGAGGACATGAAGCAGAACGTTAGGATTGATTCTGTTGATGCTGAGCTGCTGTTATCAGATATATACTACCGGGTTGAGTTTGAAGTTGGTGGGGACTCGATTTAA
- a CDS encoding PilC/PilY family type IV pilus protein, translating into MKKKYIIRRLLSFIFLSAVLAGVCPQTVTASSIIDPEGTYIEAENYSGSQDLASNPNTNTRFQKKTNIRNSKGGKVLKAGNSGYAANTPGNEVKEYRVYFPEADTYYMWMRGIGYNGNADSIFFTVDDDTWKAWNYGGHYDSFVWTKSMQVGSNNTITVDTAGYHTLKIAMRESNSIIDGFFITNNYYSSLNDSTVANKTEIDPSTDDSGALWTLDTTTIEASCYQAYNAADITFTITNSGVSDATSTGTATSDSTWLSVSDPVPALEVGESHTVTVTFDTTSLSAGNHTGVITFTSSGGSVLNAPLTVTISLTVQHVPTTSSCGSIPLFAENIVSPAIMVQLDTSGSMSSSMSVGNGQNKSRIAIAEDVLAQLFEDQTIEWGFATWAGGNGSSSDDGTSSNYYTNYRIGCHTHDDDHQTALQDKADDGNANGWTPLVPCMRAGLEYFQATRKDNYYKEYFTQVSCQPRILVIITDGIGNTGTNNTKIDDVMEDLIDEGITVVTVGFGLSNATQLDRIVQKMQTAGEESEDDYLYHLHEEEDGTAVPFMAQNEAEFIAAMTDIVSSVKAQMFHGASPALSTSATDGAILLNASFDATDWTGNLSATKFNAFTGVLESDYLWKAADVLPATINGFIYDSSSSGYVSKYTDASIEGDNFLCKDLGDIINSAPAIVSSVPPYYYKFDDYFTFKYNSTVYNRAAMVYIGANDGALHAFQLEDGVEKWRFYPDAVASKLANAESDPAQDMCSSSYCHQFLLDGSPELADIYVNSTTGWRTILTTGLGKGGSAFFSLDITHSEDFDAADNIKSKFLWEFTDTELGLATSDPVTARVSNGTPSTGWVTFFGSGEAESTSDQSNKEAYLFAVKSYNESSVWVDTDGNDIYKVKLSPTTLLDDKTSSPLVVDTHNDDYIYDNIYIGNLYGNLYRVSGIGFNEVPDSDILFNSGNTDHSTPISATPSYAYDSDGNLWVYFGTGQYSEQADKVSTSQQYFYGLYDKNAAINDDGSAPYTLSNLALLETDIVEAYSLDADGDRVDMDGDGDVDSDKYTYRTISCSSPDTNGDCNPSTTHSALTDEKPWAIKLYTSSSGNPSERIITQPLITSGIVFIVTFVPDGDVCEGNGDAWILAVDWETGETLSDPVFDINGDGTIDDADKTVEDDSGDKHQVVGFYLGGGRPSDTIAIYGNNIAVGGTGGLLSGEAPLSSDDDDDDDGDPGLIQVNLPDQDTTLKSWQQDLN; encoded by the coding sequence ATGAAAAAAAAGTATATCATCCGCCGTCTATTATCTTTTATTTTTCTATCAGCTGTTTTGGCCGGGGTCTGCCCCCAAACGGTAACGGCATCGTCCATTATTGATCCTGAAGGGACTTATATTGAAGCAGAAAATTACTCCGGTTCCCAGGATCTGGCCAGCAATCCAAATACGAACACCCGTTTCCAGAAAAAAACCAACATACGCAACTCCAAAGGCGGCAAGGTTCTTAAAGCTGGTAATTCCGGCTATGCTGCCAACACTCCCGGCAACGAAGTAAAAGAATACAGGGTATATTTTCCAGAAGCTGACACATACTACATGTGGATGCGCGGTATTGGTTACAACGGCAATGCAGACTCTATTTTTTTTACGGTGGATGATGACACATGGAAGGCCTGGAACTATGGTGGACATTACGATTCCTTTGTTTGGACGAAATCCATGCAAGTGGGCAGCAATAACACCATCACCGTTGACACAGCAGGATATCACACATTAAAAATCGCCATGCGGGAGTCCAATTCCATTATAGACGGCTTTTTCATCACCAACAATTATTATTCCAGTCTGAATGACAGCACGGTCGCAAACAAAACCGAAATAGATCCGTCAACCGACGATTCCGGTGCTTTATGGACCTTAGACACCACCACCATTGAGGCCTCCTGCTACCAGGCCTATAATGCAGCAGATATAACGTTTACCATCACGAATTCCGGGGTGTCCGATGCCACCAGCACAGGCACTGCAACCAGCGATTCCACCTGGCTTTCAGTATCCGATCCCGTCCCGGCCCTGGAGGTCGGTGAATCCCATACCGTGACCGTTACTTTCGATACCACAAGCCTTTCAGCAGGTAATCATACCGGGGTGATAACATTTACAAGTTCCGGTGGCTCGGTGTTAAATGCGCCGCTGACCGTGACGATCTCATTGACGGTTCAACATGTCCCAACCACCTCTTCATGTGGCTCAATCCCTTTATTTGCAGAAAACATCGTTTCTCCTGCCATCATGGTTCAGTTGGACACATCCGGCAGTATGTCCAGCTCAATGAGTGTTGGAAACGGTCAAAACAAATCCCGTATTGCCATTGCAGAAGATGTGCTGGCCCAGCTGTTCGAAGACCAGACCATTGAATGGGGGTTTGCCACCTGGGCCGGAGGAAATGGATCGTCTAGCGACGACGGCACCTCATCCAACTATTACACCAACTACCGGATCGGTTGCCACACCCATGATGACGACCACCAAACCGCGTTACAGGATAAAGCCGATGACGGCAATGCAAACGGTTGGACCCCGTTGGTTCCCTGTATGCGTGCAGGCCTGGAATATTTTCAGGCAACCAGAAAAGACAATTATTACAAAGAATATTTTACACAAGTTTCCTGCCAACCCCGGATACTTGTTATCATAACGGACGGCATAGGCAACACCGGCACAAACAATACTAAAATAGACGATGTGATGGAAGATCTGATTGATGAAGGGATTACTGTCGTTACCGTGGGCTTTGGGCTGAGCAACGCCACCCAGCTGGATCGAATTGTTCAAAAAATGCAGACGGCCGGAGAGGAGAGTGAAGACGACTACCTGTATCATCTGCACGAAGAGGAAGACGGCACAGCTGTTCCGTTCATGGCCCAGAACGAGGCAGAATTCATCGCAGCCATGACCGATATTGTATCAAGTGTCAAAGCCCAGATGTTCCATGGCGCATCTCCGGCCCTTTCCACCTCAGCAACAGACGGTGCAATCCTTTTAAATGCCTCTTTTGATGCCACTGACTGGACAGGAAACCTTTCAGCCACTAAATTCAACGCATTTACAGGCGTTCTGGAAAGCGATTACCTTTGGAAGGCTGCGGATGTGTTGCCTGCCACCATTAACGGGTTTATCTATGACAGCTCATCCAGCGGGTATGTTTCAAAATATACGGATGCTTCCATTGAAGGGGACAATTTTTTGTGCAAGGACTTAGGGGATATTATCAATTCAGCCCCGGCCATTGTCAGCAGTGTCCCCCCCTATTATTACAAATTTGACGACTATTTTACGTTCAAATACAACTCGACGGTATACAATCGTGCTGCCATGGTCTATATCGGGGCCAACGACGGAGCACTCCATGCATTCCAATTGGAAGACGGTGTTGAAAAATGGAGATTCTATCCCGATGCTGTGGCGTCAAAGCTGGCCAATGCTGAAAGCGATCCTGCCCAAGATATGTGTTCATCCTCTTACTGCCACCAATTTCTTCTGGACGGCTCACCCGAGCTGGCAGATATTTATGTGAATTCAACCACCGGGTGGCGCACAATCCTGACCACCGGCCTTGGCAAAGGCGGCAGCGCGTTTTTCAGCCTTGACATTACCCATAGCGAAGATTTTGATGCAGCAGATAATATCAAATCAAAATTTCTATGGGAGTTTACGGATACCGAGCTGGGACTTGCCACCTCCGATCCGGTAACCGCCAGAGTTTCAAACGGTACCCCGTCCACGGGGTGGGTCACCTTTTTTGGTTCCGGGGAAGCTGAAAGCACTTCTGACCAATCCAACAAAGAGGCCTATCTGTTTGCAGTAAAAAGTTACAATGAATCCAGTGTATGGGTGGATACCGACGGTAACGATATTTATAAGGTAAAATTGTCACCTACCACCCTCCTTGATGATAAAACCTCATCCCCCCTTGTTGTGGACACTCACAATGACGACTATATTTACGACAATATTTACATAGGCAATCTATACGGCAATCTTTACCGTGTATCAGGAATTGGGTTCAACGAAGTTCCGGATTCCGACATTCTCTTTAATTCAGGCAACACAGACCACAGCACACCGATATCGGCTACACCGTCATACGCATATGACAGTGACGGTAATCTATGGGTATATTTCGGTACGGGTCAATACTCGGAACAGGCGGACAAGGTCAGCACCAGCCAGCAGTATTTTTACGGGTTGTATGATAAAAATGCGGCAATCAATGACGACGGTTCAGCACCTTATACCTTAAGCAACCTGGCCTTGCTGGAAACAGATATTGTGGAAGCCTATTCCCTGGATGCCGACGGCGACAGAGTTGATATGGATGGTGACGGTGATGTGGACAGCGACAAATACACATACCGGACCATTTCATGCAGTTCCCCTGACACAAACGGGGACTGCAATCCATCAACAACACACTCGGCATTAACCGATGAAAAACCCTGGGCAATAAAACTGTATACGTCATCCTCCGGCAATCCGAGTGAGCGTATCATCACCCAGCCACTGATTACCTCAGGTATTGTCTTTATCGTTACCTTTGTTCCCGACGGAGATGTATGTGAAGGAAACGGCGATGCATGGATACTTGCCGTGGACTGGGAAACCGGGGAAACCCTGAGCGACCCGGTCTTTGATATTAATGGAGACGGGACCATTGATGACGCGGATAAAACAGTTGAGGACGACAGCGGCGATAAACACCAAGTCGTCGGGTTCTATCTTGGCGGTGGTAGACCCTCTGACACCATTGCCATTTACGGCAATAATATTGCTGTGGGTGGGACAGGAGGGTTGCTCAGCGGAGAAGCGCCCCTTTCTTCAGATGATGATGATGATGATGATGGTGATCCCGGCCTAATCCAGGTAAATCTGCCGGATCAGGACACCACGCTAAAGTCGTGGCAACAGGACTTAAATTAA